The following proteins are encoded in a genomic region of Gimesia algae:
- a CDS encoding type 1 glutamine amidotransferase domain-containing protein produces MTKFDLQGKTIAFLATDGFEQVELTEPWEAALKAGAEVQLVSLKSGKIQGVHHDEKGDQFAVDKTVDEVSAEDYQGLVLPGGVFNPDALRVNETAMDFVRDFFKQGKPVAAICHGPWSLVEADVVADRRLTSWPSLKTDLKNAGATWVDEECVCDEGLVTSRNPDDLPAFCNKMLEEFAEGKHAKQTA; encoded by the coding sequence ATGACGAAATTTGATTTGCAGGGTAAAACAATCGCATTTCTCGCAACAGATGGATTTGAGCAGGTCGAACTGACAGAGCCGTGGGAGGCTGCCCTGAAAGCGGGCGCGGAAGTGCAACTGGTCTCGCTAAAATCAGGCAAGATTCAGGGCGTGCATCACGACGAAAAGGGAGATCAGTTCGCCGTCGATAAAACTGTGGATGAAGTGAGCGCGGAGGATTATCAGGGGCTGGTGCTGCCGGGTGGCGTATTCAACCCTGATGCGCTGCGGGTGAACGAGACCGCAATGGACTTTGTGCGCGACTTCTTTAAACAGGGAAAACCGGTAGCGGCAATCTGCCACGGCCCCTGGTCGCTGGTGGAAGCGGATGTAGTGGCTGACCGCCGTCTGACGTCATGGCCGAGTCTGAAGACCGACCTCAAAAATGCCGGCGCGACGTGGGTGGATGAGGAATGTGTCTGCGATGAAGGCCTGGTGACCAGCCGTAATCCGGATGACCTGCCTGCGTTCTGTAATAAAATGCTGGAAGAATTTGCCGAAGGGAAACACGCGAAACAGACTGCATGA
- a CDS encoding macro domain-containing protein, whose protein sequence is MALPIDLWLIHPESEMCDAFRTRFEKLPRVTVIESRFEDLPPHDCFVTAANAFGIMNAGIDAAVIHFHGVELMQRIQHRILDEYLGEQPIGTSFIESTGNPDYPFVAHSPTMRVPGSISGTDKVYAATWASLLAVYQHSVRQTDETQKINTVVFPAMGAGFGGVPFKEVARQMAVAYAHYLSPPHRMNWDTVIGRQKAIAYDEGKLVVR, encoded by the coding sequence ATGGCTCTGCCCATTGATCTCTGGTTGATTCATCCTGAATCAGAAATGTGTGATGCGTTTCGAACGCGTTTTGAGAAACTCCCCCGCGTGACGGTCATCGAAAGCCGTTTTGAAGACCTGCCCCCGCATGACTGTTTTGTGACCGCCGCGAATGCCTTCGGGATTATGAATGCGGGCATTGATGCCGCGGTGATCCACTTTCATGGCGTCGAACTGATGCAGCGGATTCAGCATCGCATCCTGGATGAATATCTGGGCGAGCAGCCAATCGGCACGTCGTTCATTGAGTCTACAGGCAATCCCGATTATCCTTTCGTAGCGCATAGCCCGACGATGCGTGTGCCCGGTTCAATTTCTGGAACCGACAAAGTGTATGCGGCGACCTGGGCTTCGCTGCTGGCTGTCTATCAGCACTCCGTGCGACAGACGGACGAAACGCAGAAAATTAATACGGTCGTCTTTCCCGCGATGGGGGCTGGTTTCGGTGGTGTGCCTTTTAAAGAAGTGGCTCGGCAGATGGCCGTCGCTTACGCGCATTATCTGAGCCCGCCTCACCGGATGAACTGGGATACGGTGATTGGTCGGCAGAAGGCAATTGCTTATGACGAAGGGAAACTGGTAGTCCGCTGA
- a CDS encoding DUF1559 domain-containing protein has translation MLSRTTQRPRFRAPQRAGFTLIELLVVIAIIAILIALLLPAVQQAREAARRSQCKNNLKQIALATHNFHDTFLRFPFGTSDHAETADLSASPTPATTWITGHIEILPYLEQDAVARRWDKEEPRNSTNDADGDGFTNAMLVQMIVPTFLCPSMPLPGPVADNRAPCSYIFSAGTPSTKYLHYYTNYGVPEPAYDGAIVPRILEDSTSANYDKKTKMRDITDGTTNTFLMGEIDSSPTGTPETGTSVVGSVWAYGYVGYTWGTTSARLNLHDGTTTYGVFRSQHPGGAHFAMVDGSVHYLSENINYDLYQALSTRAGGEIVEFP, from the coding sequence ATGTTGTCTCGCACAACACAACGTCCCCGTTTCCGCGCTCCGCAGCGCGCTGGATTTACCTTGATCGAACTGCTGGTCGTGATTGCGATTATCGCAATTCTGATTGCCTTGCTGTTACCGGCCGTCCAACAGGCTCGTGAAGCCGCTCGTCGTTCGCAGTGTAAGAATAATCTGAAGCAGATTGCACTGGCGACTCATAATTTCCACGATACCTTTCTGCGGTTTCCATTTGGGACATCGGATCACGCGGAGACCGCAGATCTGTCTGCCAGCCCGACTCCTGCTACTACCTGGATCACGGGACATATTGAAATCCTGCCCTACCTGGAGCAGGATGCTGTCGCCAGACGCTGGGATAAAGAAGAACCACGCAACAGCACGAACGATGCTGATGGAGATGGCTTCACGAATGCGATGCTGGTGCAGATGATCGTGCCCACATTCCTGTGTCCTTCCATGCCATTACCTGGACCCGTAGCGGATAACCGGGCACCCTGCAGTTACATTTTTTCTGCTGGCACACCGAGTACAAAATATTTGCATTATTATACAAATTATGGAGTACCAGAACCTGCCTATGATGGTGCGATTGTCCCTCGGATTTTGGAAGATTCCACAAGTGCCAATTACGACAAAAAAACGAAAATGCGTGACATTACTGATGGTACGACCAACACTTTTCTGATGGGAGAGATTGATTCATCTCCGACGGGAACACCTGAAACGGGAACCTCAGTTGTAGGAAGCGTCTGGGCCTATGGTTACGTTGGATACACTTGGGGAACGACCAGTGCGCGATTGAATCTGCATGACGGGACCACAACCTATGGGGTTTTTCGCAGTCAGCATCCCGGTGGCGCCCACTTTGCAATGGTGGATGGTTCAGTCCACTACCTCTCAGAAAATATTAATTATGATTTGTACCAGGCCCTCTCCACCCGCGCTGGTGGTGAAATCGTTGAGTTTCCATAG
- a CDS encoding four-helix bundle copper-binding protein, producing the protein MSLKQSCIDACLKCATDCEFCLDAMIGKESDNDCPHCCRECVDICLYTAQALARNSKYSSQISQLCAEICTWCAEQCEAHEHYHCQACAASCRKCAAECKEIVSV; encoded by the coding sequence ATGAGTCTCAAACAATCCTGTATCGACGCCTGTCTGAAGTGTGCCACTGACTGTGAATTCTGTCTGGATGCCATGATCGGCAAAGAAAGTGATAATGACTGTCCCCACTGCTGCCGCGAGTGTGTCGACATCTGTCTTTATACCGCTCAGGCATTAGCCCGTAACAGCAAGTATTCATCACAGATCAGTCAACTATGTGCGGAGATCTGTACCTGGTGTGCAGAACAGTGTGAGGCACACGAACATTATCACTGTCAGGCGTGTGCTGCCTCCTGTCGGAAGTGTGCAGCGGAATGCAAGGAAATTGTATCTGTCTGA
- a CDS encoding sialidase family protein: MKIPLNLIPLFLIAFTFSANLDAADQLPLINLSQQTDRQSVIVAGTPQVYQGHPTTLLLPDQKTILAVWCINHGGSAGPMARSEDGGKTWSRIDERLPAGYATHQNCPSIYRMIDPKGKARLWVFSAALGKRGGPGMPSIMSEDNGATWKEMPPLGFPCVMTFSSMVRLKDGRYLGLYHKGPDGKDRAPLVVLQTISADGGFSWSKPQVVAEVEGKNPCEPCVFRSPDGNQLCCLLRENTHKGNSLMMFSNDEGDTWTKPVDTPWGLTGDRHKQVFTQDGQLVICFRDQAPGSSSRGHFVAWVGTYDDIVNGRDGKYRVKLLHHHGRTGDCGYPGIELLPDGTIVATTYVKYRDNKDKNSVVAVRFKLDELSKPEEK, encoded by the coding sequence ATGAAAATCCCGTTGAATCTCATTCCCCTGTTCCTGATCGCGTTTACATTTTCTGCAAACCTGGACGCCGCCGATCAACTGCCGCTCATTAATCTCTCGCAGCAGACTGACCGCCAATCTGTTATCGTCGCTGGCACGCCTCAGGTCTACCAGGGACACCCCACGACGTTACTGCTGCCCGATCAGAAAACCATCCTCGCCGTCTGGTGCATCAACCACGGAGGTTCAGCCGGCCCGATGGCTCGAAGTGAAGATGGCGGCAAAACCTGGTCCCGCATTGATGAACGCCTACCCGCCGGTTACGCGACACATCAGAACTGCCCCAGTATCTACCGCATGATTGATCCGAAAGGGAAAGCCCGCCTCTGGGTCTTCTCTGCGGCCCTCGGTAAACGCGGTGGCCCCGGGATGCCCAGCATCATGAGCGAAGACAACGGCGCCACTTGGAAAGAAATGCCCCCCCTCGGGTTCCCCTGCGTAATGACCTTCAGCAGCATGGTCCGCCTGAAAGATGGGCGCTACCTGGGTCTCTATCATAAAGGTCCTGATGGTAAAGACCGCGCCCCGCTGGTCGTGCTGCAGACCATCTCCGCTGATGGCGGCTTCAGCTGGTCGAAACCGCAAGTGGTCGCCGAAGTCGAAGGCAAAAACCCTTGTGAACCCTGTGTCTTCCGCAGCCCGGATGGCAATCAGCTCTGTTGCCTGCTACGCGAAAATACTCACAAAGGTAATAGCCTGATGATGTTCAGCAACGACGAAGGCGACACCTGGACCAAACCCGTCGACACCCCCTGGGGCTTAACCGGCGACCGTCACAAACAGGTTTTCACTCAGGACGGACAACTTGTCATCTGCTTCCGTGACCAGGCGCCCGGCAGTTCCAGCCGCGGACACTTCGTTGCCTGGGTCGGCACATACGACGACATCGTCAACGGCCGCGATGGCAAGTACCGCGTCAAGCTGCTGCATCATCATGGACGCACCGGTGATTGTGGCTATCCCGGTATAGAATTGCTGCCAGATGGCACCATCGTCGCCACCACTTATGTGAAATACCGTGACAACAAAGACAAAAACTCCGTCGTCGCCGTACGGTTCAAACTTGATGAGTTATCGAAACCGGAAGAAAAATAA
- a CDS encoding DUF4291 domain-containing protein — MANLYEIRADYDRETIVVYQAYSDAIADPALAAQRFVAPFSLGRMTWIKPSFLWLMHRSNWGQKSGQTRILAVRITRIGWEKALSLGVLTSPEKRVFASAKEWEHQFKNARVHIQWDTERSARGAALPYFSIQVGLSRHIIREFVDDWIIGIEDLTPTVRKLNRLRTSSSKGFKRYLPFEKVYSVNAELQRNLLISS, encoded by the coding sequence ATGGCGAATTTGTATGAAATCCGGGCGGACTATGATCGTGAAACGATTGTGGTGTATCAGGCGTATTCCGATGCGATCGCTGATCCTGCACTCGCGGCACAGAGGTTTGTGGCTCCCTTTTCGTTGGGGCGGATGACATGGATTAAGCCTTCGTTTCTGTGGCTCATGCATCGCAGCAACTGGGGACAGAAATCGGGGCAGACGCGAATTCTGGCCGTACGGATAACGCGTATCGGCTGGGAGAAGGCCCTCTCACTGGGTGTGTTGACCTCGCCGGAAAAACGGGTGTTTGCCTCTGCTAAGGAATGGGAGCATCAATTCAAAAATGCTCGTGTGCATATTCAGTGGGATACAGAACGCAGTGCGCGGGGCGCTGCATTGCCTTATTTCAGTATTCAGGTGGGATTGAGCCGCCATATTATTCGAGAATTTGTCGATGACTGGATCATCGGGATTGAGGATCTGACGCCGACGGTGCGCAAATTGAACCGGTTGCGGACTAGCAGCAGCAAAGGTTTCAAACGGTATCTGCCGTTCGAAAAAGTCTATTCTGTAAATGCGGAATTACAGCGAAACCTGTTGATTTCTTCCTGA
- a CDS encoding DUF6868 family protein yields the protein MDIQTLTAFFMWCTIVNGSILIVWTLIFLLAPELVYRSQNAWIPLPRESFNVVMYCFIGLFKLLFLVFNAVPYLALLLIT from the coding sequence ATGGATATTCAGACTCTGACCGCGTTTTTCATGTGGTGCACGATTGTGAATGGGTCAATCCTGATTGTGTGGACCCTGATTTTTCTGCTGGCGCCGGAACTGGTGTATCGATCGCAGAATGCCTGGATTCCGCTGCCTCGGGAATCGTTTAATGTGGTAATGTATTGCTTTATCGGCCTGTTCAAATTGCTGTTTCTGGTGTTTAATGCAGTGCCTTATCTGGCTTTGCTGCTGATTACCTGA
- the pcp gene encoding pyroglutamyl-peptidase I produces MKKVLLTGFEAYGYTPINPAESVARSLEGITVGDVEIVSRIVPNTFFKCIDFVTAAIKEVQPELVVMMGEYGGRSMITVERLAQNLNDGTRYGLTDNAGQSLQGDLTAEEGPVGYYATLPLRAMVKSMRAAGVPADISDAGGTFCCNHLMYGVLHHIAQQQLPIRAGWIHLPFLPEVAARDENLGAPSMSVETAVTGVKAGIQAALENPEDIKEASPSRLLI; encoded by the coding sequence ATGAAAAAAGTTTTGCTGACCGGTTTTGAAGCCTATGGTTATACGCCCATCAATCCCGCTGAATCGGTGGCGCGGTCGCTGGAGGGGATAACAGTTGGAGACGTGGAGATTGTCTCGCGGATTGTGCCAAATACGTTTTTCAAATGTATTGATTTCGTCACCGCAGCGATTAAGGAAGTCCAGCCGGAACTGGTGGTGATGATGGGCGAATACGGGGGACGGTCAATGATCACCGTGGAACGACTGGCACAAAACCTGAATGATGGGACGCGATACGGTTTAACCGACAATGCTGGCCAGTCGCTGCAGGGGGATTTGACGGCTGAGGAGGGACCGGTCGGCTATTATGCAACGCTCCCGCTGCGTGCCATGGTCAAATCAATGCGGGCGGCTGGCGTTCCCGCAGACATTTCTGATGCAGGGGGAACATTCTGCTGCAATCACCTGATGTATGGCGTCCTGCATCATATCGCTCAGCAGCAGTTACCCATCCGGGCAGGCTGGATTCATCTCCCTTTTCTACCTGAAGTGGCGGCACGGGATGAGAATCTGGGGGCTCCCAGTATGTCTGTTGAGACTGCTGTGACAGGAGTCAAAGCCGGGATTCAGGCGGCTCTGGAAAATCCCGAAGATATCAAAGAAGCCAGCCCCTCCCGTCTGCTGATATGA
- a CDS encoding SDR family oxidoreductase: MVDNEQAANSTADLVLLTGATGYVGGRLLQALEQRGVRLRCLARRPENLRARVGENIEVVAGDVLDAETLPPALKGVKVAYYLIHSMGEKGSFEENDRRAAENFANAARDAGVERIIYLGGLGNEAETLSPHLRSRQEVGQILRESGVRVLEFRASIVIGSGSLSFEMIRSLVERLPIMITPKWVMRSAQPIAIEDLIAYLTAALDVSLPESRVYEIGGANEVSYAEIMRVYARCREIRLRMIPVPVLTPYLSSLWLGLVTPLYARIGRKLIESIVHSTVVQDQSALQAFDIKPMGIEAAIQRALINEEQAFAETRWSDSLSSSGSLPTWTGVHFGTRFIDSRSVDVARPAEITFQPIRRIGGDTGWYACNWLWHLRGWLDLLVGGIGVRRGRANAETLRVGDTVDFWRVEAYEPNRRLRLLAEMKLPGRAWLEFEVTGTGETSTITQTAIFDPVGLWGRLYWYAVCPLHHFVFSGMIHNIATAAEAIPERDTGSAEIG, encoded by the coding sequence ATGGTTGATAATGAACAGGCAGCGAATTCCACAGCGGATCTGGTTTTATTGACCGGTGCGACGGGATATGTGGGAGGACGGTTACTACAGGCATTGGAACAGCGTGGGGTACGACTGCGGTGCCTGGCGCGGCGGCCTGAAAATCTGCGTGCGCGGGTGGGAGAAAATATTGAAGTCGTAGCCGGCGATGTGCTGGATGCGGAGACACTGCCCCCGGCGCTGAAGGGCGTGAAGGTGGCGTATTACCTGATTCACTCCATGGGTGAGAAAGGTTCGTTTGAAGAGAATGACCGCCGTGCTGCTGAGAATTTTGCCAACGCAGCCCGGGATGCGGGTGTCGAGCGGATCATCTATCTGGGCGGACTGGGGAATGAAGCGGAAACACTCTCGCCACATCTGCGGAGCCGCCAGGAAGTGGGACAGATCCTGCGGGAATCGGGCGTGCGGGTACTGGAATTTCGGGCGTCGATTGTGATCGGTTCGGGCAGCCTGTCGTTTGAGATGATCCGCTCTCTGGTGGAACGTCTGCCGATTATGATTACACCCAAATGGGTCATGCGGTCGGCACAGCCGATTGCGATTGAGGACCTCATCGCTTATCTGACTGCAGCGCTGGATGTGTCGTTACCGGAAAGCCGAGTGTATGAGATTGGCGGAGCCAACGAAGTTTCATACGCGGAAATTATGCGCGTGTATGCCCGCTGTCGCGAGATTCGCTTGCGTATGATTCCGGTTCCCGTTTTGACGCCTTACCTGTCGAGTCTGTGGCTGGGTCTGGTGACGCCGCTCTATGCCCGCATTGGTCGCAAGCTTATTGAAAGTATCGTGCATTCAACGGTCGTGCAGGATCAGAGTGCGTTGCAGGCGTTCGATATCAAACCGATGGGCATTGAAGCTGCGATTCAGCGTGCACTCATCAATGAAGAGCAGGCGTTTGCAGAGACGCGCTGGTCGGATTCGCTGTCTTCGTCGGGTTCCCTGCCCACTTGGACCGGAGTCCATTTTGGAACGCGGTTTATCGATTCCCGTTCCGTTGATGTCGCGCGACCTGCAGAGATAACGTTTCAGCCGATTCGCAGGATCGGCGGCGATACGGGCTGGTATGCCTGCAACTGGTTGTGGCATCTGCGTGGCTGGCTGGACCTGTTGGTCGGCGGGATTGGTGTTAGACGGGGACGGGCGAATGCTGAGACGCTGCGTGTGGGCGATACGGTCGATTTCTGGCGGGTTGAAGCTTATGAACCGAATCGGCGGTTGCGACTGCTGGCGGAGATGAAGCTGCCTGGTCGTGCGTGGCTGGAATTTGAAGTGACCGGCACGGGTGAGACATCAACAATCACGCAGACAGCGATCTTTGATCCCGTCGGGCTGTGGGGGCGATTGTACTGGTATGCGGTCTGCCCGCTGCATCATTTTGTGTTTTCCGGGATGATTCACAACATCGCGACTGCTGCAGAAGCGATTCCAGAACGTGATACAGGTTCTGCAGAAATCGGGTAG